In Planctomycetota bacterium, one genomic interval encodes:
- a CDS encoding imidazolonepropionase yields the protein MKKQVDLIIANARELVTVSRSAELGIIHNGAVAVKKGRIAAVGASDDILKSYSSRKVIDAEDKTVTPGLIDCHTHPVFMGDRADEFELKLKGATYQQIGAAGGGIKSTVRKVRNATKSELKANALKYLNRFIRCGTTTMEAKSGYGLTTEDEVKMLEAIKELNGGAIGAINSERPELVPTFLGAHEIPDEYRNNKAGYVDLIIQEMIPLVARRKLAEFCDVFCEKNVFEIEDSRRILKAAQAHGLGIKLHADEFAPLGGAELAAELNAVSADHLMVISDEGMRRMKEKGVIAVLLPGTTFMLGLKSYAPARKMMDAGLTVALATDFNPGTSFTESLPMIMSIACVKMKMTPAEALTAATINAARAIRKEKLIGSLEPGKQADMVIWDCLSYKHIPYHFGVNLVDKVIKAGKVIE from the coding sequence ATGAAAAAACAGGTTGATCTGATTATTGCCAATGCCCGGGAATTAGTGACTGTTTCCCGGTCCGCAGAACTCGGGATTATCCATAACGGAGCGGTAGCGGTAAAGAAGGGCCGGATAGCCGCCGTCGGCGCCAGCGATGATATCCTCAAATCATATTCATCCCGCAAGGTGATTGATGCTGAGGATAAGACCGTAACGCCCGGGTTGATTGATTGCCATACCCATCCGGTTTTTATGGGCGACCGGGCGGATGAGTTTGAACTGAAACTGAAGGGCGCCACCTACCAGCAAATCGGGGCCGCCGGCGGCGGCATCAAATCCACGGTCCGCAAGGTGCGCAATGCCACTAAGTCCGAATTGAAAGCCAACGCATTAAAATATCTGAACCGTTTTATCAGATGCGGCACCACCACCATGGAAGCCAAGAGCGGTTACGGACTGACCACCGAGGATGAAGTGAAAATGCTGGAGGCGATTAAGGAGTTGAATGGTGGCGCCATTGGCGCCATAAACTCCGAGCGTCCGGAGCTGGTGCCGACCTTCCTGGGCGCGCACGAAATACCTGACGAATACCGGAATAACAAGGCCGGTTATGTTGACCTGATTATCCAGGAGATGATTCCGCTGGTGGCCAGGCGCAAGTTAGCCGAGTTCTGCGATGTGTTCTGCGAAAAGAACGTATTTGAGATAGAGGACAGCCGGCGGATACTCAAGGCCGCCCAGGCGCATGGCTTGGGCATCAAGCTTCATGCTGATGAGTTCGCACCATTGGGCGGTGCGGAACTGGCCGCGGAATTGAATGCGGTCTCGGCCGACCACCTGATGGTCATTTCCGATGAGGGCATGCGCCGGATGAAGGAAAAGGGCGTGATTGCGGTCCTGTTGCCCGGCACGACCTTTATGCTGGGTTTGAAGAGCTATGCCCCGGCCCGGAAGATGATGGACGCCGGACTGACCGTGGCCCTGGCTACGGATTTTAATCCGGGCACGTCATTCACCGAATCGCTGCCGATGATAATGAGTATTGCCTGCGTCAAGATGAAGATGACCCCGGCCGAGGCGCTGACCGCCGCGACCATCAATGCGGCCCGCGCCATCAGGAAGGAAAAGCTCATCGGTTCGCTGGAACCCGGCAAACAGGCCGATATGGTCATCTGGGATTGCCTTTCATATAAACATATTCCTTATCACTTCGGGGTCAATCTGGTTGATAAGGTGATTAAGGCGGGTAAGGTAATTGAATGA
- a CDS encoding formylglycine-generating enzyme family protein, with the protein MKKILIVTVVIFGFGLFAAARWTLAQHSDGGSGHGNSNSGGTSHDDDAYQKAMDEARKQADANSTKAAEDAVNKALMYRPNDPSALALKARITKKIKGMTYTGTNEQGLQEYKHNKTGMIFVLIPGGTLVIEEADNGSVNDGSGAGSGSGGGSGSGDNSGNNSNKNRRELKVDDFLMSKYETPQGVWINFMNDNPSFFRKGKDYPVEQVTHENCQSFCKKTDLRLPSWVEWEYSARAGSVTPYFWGKEPNEEYFWYNKNSVASTHPITTRKGNGFGLYNMLGNVMEWTNDLFKDRVRGKAEDTEPGQGEVEGNKEKYGMLRGGAWDQPAELCQSASYIQVLPTAKDKNAGFRCAKDINKP; encoded by the coding sequence ATGAAAAAGATATTGATAGTAACGGTCGTAATTTTTGGTTTTGGATTGTTTGCTGCGGCAAGATGGACTTTGGCACAGCACAGCGATGGGGGCAGTGGGCATGGCAACTCGAATTCAGGCGGTACAAGCCACGATGATGACGCATACCAAAAGGCAATGGACGAGGCGCGTAAACAAGCCGATGCAAATAGTACCAAAGCGGCGGAAGACGCGGTCAATAAAGCTTTAATGTATAGACCCAATGATCCGTCGGCCCTGGCATTAAAGGCGCGTATTACGAAAAAGATTAAAGGCATGACTTATACCGGCACTAATGAACAGGGATTGCAGGAATATAAGCATAACAAGACCGGGATGATTTTTGTCCTAATACCGGGCGGCACGCTGGTAATTGAAGAGGCGGATAATGGCTCGGTAAACGATGGTAGCGGTGCAGGCAGTGGTTCAGGTGGTGGCTCAGGCAGTGGTGATAATTCAGGAAATAATAGCAACAAAAACCGACGCGAGTTGAAGGTAGATGATTTCCTGATGTCAAAATACGAAACACCCCAAGGTGTTTGGATTAACTTTATGAACGATAATCCATCATTTTTCAGAAAAGGCAAGGATTATCCTGTGGAACAGGTTACGCATGAGAACTGCCAGTCATTCTGCAAGAAGACGGATTTAAGGCTGCCTAGTTGGGTGGAATGGGAATACTCAGCCAGAGCCGGCAGTGTCACCCCTTACTTCTGGGGTAAGGAGCCGAACGAGGAGTATTTTTGGTATAACAAGAATTCCGTGGCTTCCACCCATCCAATTACTACCAGGAAAGGTAACGGTTTCGGGCTTTATAATATGCTGGGTAATGTGATGGAGTGGACCAATGACCTGTTTAAGGACCGGGTGAGAGGCAAGGCCGAGGACACTGAACCGGGGCAGGGAGAAGTGGAAGGCAACAAGGAAAAATACGGAATGCTTCGGGGCGGGGCCTGGGACCAGCCGGCCGAGTTATGCCAGTCAGCCAGTTATATCCAGGTGTTACCTACGGCTAAGGATAAGAACGCCGGATTCCGTTGCGCCAAGGATATTAATAAGCCGTAA
- a CDS encoding sodium:calcium antiporter, which translates to MIKHLLWLIFAFVLIAQQAVLKALGIHLGPGWEALIPGLSIFGAAFVLSWAAELAQMEIPQALALAFLALIAVVPEYAVDIYFAWTAGSDPKYIHYATANMTGANRLLIGLGWPVVLFAYYFATRKKEIQLEPGHRIELFALLAATFYSFFIPIKGSITMIDSVVLLAIFVFYIVAAGRAHHQEPELEGPVELFSKGSRFFRCAITILFFIISGYAIYISAEPFAEGLLASGQAWGVNEFVLVQWLAPLASESPEFIVAIIFATRAMAGASLGTLISSKVNQWTLLIASLPIAFTLGGGTIWGMQLDPLQMEEIFLTAAQSLFAIFVLSNFRFSMLEAVVLLVLFSTQLMIPLVMPALLPNMPTEQLQALEIKARLGYGGFYIALSILMIALSYNRRNAILCLIRPEKNK; encoded by the coding sequence ATGATTAAGCATCTTTTGTGGCTCATCTTCGCCTTTGTCCTTATTGCCCAGCAGGCCGTGTTAAAGGCATTGGGCATCCATCTCGGGCCGGGCTGGGAGGCATTGATTCCGGGCCTGTCTATCTTTGGAGCCGCTTTTGTCTTATCTTGGGCGGCTGAATTGGCCCAGATGGAAATTCCCCAGGCATTGGCCCTGGCATTTCTGGCCCTGATTGCGGTGGTGCCTGAATATGCGGTCGACATCTATTTTGCCTGGACGGCCGGCTCGGACCCGAAATATATCCACTATGCCACGGCCAATATGACCGGTGCCAACCGCCTGCTCATCGGACTGGGTTGGCCGGTGGTGCTGTTCGCTTATTATTTTGCCACCCGTAAAAAGGAAATACAGCTCGAGCCGGGCCATCGGATCGAACTATTTGCGCTCCTGGCTGCCACGTTTTATTCCTTCTTTATCCCCATCAAGGGAAGCATTACTATGATTGACTCGGTGGTGCTGCTGGCCATCTTTGTGTTTTATATCGTAGCGGCCGGCCGGGCGCATCACCAGGAACCGGAACTGGAAGGTCCGGTGGAATTATTCAGCAAGGGCTCAAGGTTTTTCCGCTGCGCGATTACCATCCTGTTCTTTATTATCTCCGGCTATGCGATTTATATCTCAGCCGAGCCGTTTGCCGAGGGGCTGTTGGCCAGCGGCCAGGCTTGGGGCGTTAATGAATTCGTGCTGGTCCAGTGGCTGGCGCCGCTGGCGTCCGAATCACCGGAATTCATCGTGGCCATCATCTTCGCCACCCGGGCCATGGCCGGCGCATCATTAGGCACGCTGATTTCCTCAAAGGTCAATCAGTGGACGCTGCTGATTGCCTCGCTGCCGATTGCCTTTACCTTAGGCGGCGGAACCATATGGGGGATGCAATTAGACCCGCTCCAGATGGAGGAGATATTCCTGACGGCCGCCCAGTCGCTCTTTGCCATCTTTGTCCTGTCCAATTTCCGGTTTTCCATGCTGGAGGCGGTGGTGTTGTTGGTGCTCTTCTCAACGCAATTGATGATACCGCTGGTTATGCCGGCCTTGTTGCCAAATATGCCGACCGAACAACTGCAGGCATTGGAAATCAAAGCCCGATTGGGTTACGGCGGATTTTATATCGCGCTTTCTATATTGATGATAGCATTGTCTTACAACCGGCGTAATGCCATCTTGTGCCTTATCAGGCCGGAGAAAAATAAATAA
- a CDS encoding N-acetylmuramoyl-L-alanine amidase, protein MRRALFVLSLVVGLTVITGPVTADSKITYITLSQLAQKYNLKHEKDNLTGREMFSGNGYNIIASSGMSGIMVNNKFTVLEQKLKSINGQLAISKSDFSKVENILIEPHRKEISVKPKGVIRKVVIDPGHGGDFRGCKGRNGLCEKEVNLDVSKRLRELLEEKDIRVVMTRTTDRSLSANLNEDLRSRVEVGNREQPDLFISIHCNWSNDPSVKGFEVYYSPENNVLPSLSSRSIGDDKPDDRQTQKALSYILKDEYSRRTIEIAKAIQKQFNKLPTEDRGVRKANFKVVKYSEYPSILMEMGFLSNKTEAANFTRDSYRQELAERIRDAIVSYSGSGNQTSSQWE, encoded by the coding sequence ATGAGAAGAGCTTTGTTTGTTCTGAGTTTGGTTGTGGGCCTGACAGTAATTACCGGGCCGGTTACGGCTGATAGTAAAATCACCTACATCACCCTGTCCCAGCTGGCTCAGAAGTATAATCTTAAGCACGAGAAGGATAACCTGACCGGCCGCGAGATGTTTTCAGGCAACGGTTATAATATCATTGCCTCTAGTGGCATGTCCGGCATCATGGTTAATAATAAGTTTACCGTTCTTGAGCAGAAGTTGAAGTCCATTAACGGCCAACTGGCCATTTCCAAGAGTGATTTTTCCAAGGTGGAGAATATTCTCATAGAACCGCACCGCAAGGAAATCAGCGTAAAGCCCAAAGGGGTTATCAGGAAGGTGGTGATTGACCCGGGTCATGGCGGTGATTTTCGGGGTTGTAAGGGGCGCAACGGCTTGTGCGAGAAAGAGGTTAACCTGGATGTATCTAAGCGGCTGCGTGAACTGCTGGAGGAAAAGGATATCAGGGTGGTCATGACCCGGACCACGGACCGGTCGCTGTCGGCTAATCTGAACGAAGACCTGCGCAGCCGGGTCGAAGTGGGCAATCGGGAACAACCGGACCTTTTTATTTCCATCCACTGCAACTGGTCAAATGACCCGTCAGTCAAGGGGTTTGAGGTCTATTATTCACCCGAGAATAATGTTTTGCCTTCTTTGAGCAGCCGGTCGATTGGCGATGACAAGCCGGATGACCGTCAGACCCAGAAGGCGTTGTCTTATATCCTCAAGGATGAATACAGCCGGCGGACCATAGAAATCGCTAAGGCCATCCAGAAACAGTTTAATAAACTGCCTACCGAAGACCGGGGCGTGCGCAAAGCCAATTTCAAGGTGGTTAAATACAGCGAGTATCCGTCTATCCTGATGGAGATGGGTTTTCTTTCCAATAAGACCGAGGCGGCTAATTTCACCCGCGATTCCTACCGCCAGGAGTTGGCCGAGCGGATAAGGGATGCCATTGTTTCCTACAGCGGCTCCGGTAATCAGACCTCCAGCCAATGGGAATAG
- a CDS encoding molybdopterin molybdotransferase MoeA, producing MITVEQALGIIRQNIPPAQFEKMALMESLGRVLVEDVFSDVDMPPFDKSAMDGYAVRSEDIQSPPVELEVLEIVPAGSMPTREVKPGKAIKIMTGAPVPRGADAVIMVEKTKYEPSTRTVRCLSTIKKNANICFKAEDINAGAKVISRDTKITPQVIGLLAAVGKDKAQVYKYPSVAIATTGDELVEINQKPNGAQIRNSNTYSLLSQLVNIGMPVTSLGIVRDNIEIMMEKVSAGLKSDMLILTGGVSMGDYDIVEDVLKKLGVRILFDQVAIKPGKPTVFGIGPKGQLVFGLPGNPVSAFVITEIFIKEALSLLCNDAGIKNRIIEAELAAPIASTSNRQQYLGARILQDGLVEPIDGHGSADILFLSRADALIIVPPDAPQLAVDSHVRVMVF from the coding sequence ATGATTACAGTAGAACAGGCATTAGGCATTATCAGGCAGAATATCCCGCCGGCGCAATTTGAGAAAATGGCTTTGATGGAGTCCTTGGGCCGGGTGCTGGTCGAGGATGTGTTCTCTGATGTGGATATGCCGCCATTTGACAAGTCGGCCATGGATGGCTATGCGGTCCGGAGCGAGGATATCCAATCACCGCCGGTAGAGCTGGAGGTGCTGGAGATAGTGCCGGCTGGTTCGATGCCGACCAGAGAGGTCAAGCCGGGCAAGGCCATCAAGATAATGACCGGCGCGCCGGTGCCGCGCGGGGCTGATGCGGTGATTATGGTGGAAAAAACCAAGTATGAGCCGTCTACCAGGACGGTCCGGTGCCTGAGCACCATTAAGAAGAACGCCAATATCTGCTTTAAGGCAGAAGACATTAACGCCGGGGCCAAGGTTATTTCGCGCGATACCAAAATCACGCCGCAGGTTATCGGGCTCCTGGCGGCCGTGGGCAAGGATAAGGCGCAGGTTTATAAATATCCGTCTGTCGCTATTGCCACGACCGGAGATGAGCTGGTGGAGATTAACCAGAAACCAAATGGCGCGCAAATCAGGAACAGTAATACCTATTCGCTGTTATCCCAATTGGTCAATATCGGGATGCCGGTTACTTCATTGGGAATTGTCAGGGATAATATTGAAATAATGATGGAGAAGGTTTCCGCCGGGTTGAAGTCGGATATGCTGATTCTGACCGGCGGGGTTTCTATGGGCGATTATGATATCGTGGAGGATGTTTTGAAGAAACTGGGGGTAAGGATTCTCTTTGACCAGGTGGCCATCAAGCCGGGCAAGCCGACTGTTTTCGGGATTGGGCCGAAGGGGCAACTGGTATTCGGGCTGCCCGGAAATCCGGTCTCGGCATTCGTGATTACAGAGATTTTCATCAAGGAAGCGTTGTCCTTATTATGCAATGATGCCGGCATAAAGAATCGGATAATAGAGGCGGAGTTAGCCGCGCCGATAGCCAGCACGTCCAACCGGCAGCAATACCTGGGCGCCAGGATTTTGCAAGATGGTTTGGTAGAGCCGATAGATGGGCATGGTTCTGCGGATATCTTGTTTTTAAGCCGGGCTGATGCGCTTATTATTGTGCCGCCGGATGCGCCTCAGTTAGCCGTTGATAGCCATGTAAGGGTAATGGTGTTTTAG